A region of Thermus oshimai DSM 12092 DNA encodes the following proteins:
- a CDS encoding ABC transporter permease → MNRILALAEKELLEIRRDKVLPRLIVLLPTLMLLLFGYAINFTLTGIPLSVYDGSQDRISETLLGELTREDRFRVALRAATPEEVRESLDRGQARVGVVIPPGALERVRAGETVQLEIYLDGSDPNFAFQAQALLRRAVQEVNARVLMGRALSGEAVLPPLSPVLHTLYNPENKTAWFMIPGIIGLILTQFTVLLTALSIVREEESRMMEALLASPLRPHEVVLGKVLPYLGIAFSVALLVLLLGHWVFGVPVQGSLGVLLMGMFLFVLGSLAVGVLISTLARTQVQAVFGTFAYAFPTIFLSGFVFPIEGMPAFFRLLSYLVPARYLIETLRGVLLKGQGLGVLWPHLLALLLFSGLVLFLAAHRFRRQVAV, encoded by the coding sequence ATGAACCGGATCCTGGCCCTGGCGGAAAAAGAGCTCCTGGAGATCCGGCGGGACAAGGTCCTGCCGCGGCTCATCGTCCTCCTCCCCACCCTGATGCTCCTCCTCTTCGGCTACGCCATCAACTTCACCCTCACGGGGATCCCCTTAAGCGTCTACGACGGCTCCCAGGACCGCATCAGCGAGACCCTTCTAGGGGAGCTCACCCGGGAGGACCGGTTCCGCGTGGCCCTTCGGGCGGCCACCCCGGAGGAGGTCCGGGAAAGCCTGGACCGGGGCCAGGCCCGGGTGGGGGTGGTCATCCCCCCCGGGGCCCTGGAGAGGGTGCGGGCCGGGGAAACGGTCCAGCTGGAGATCTACCTGGACGGCAGCGACCCCAACTTCGCCTTCCAGGCCCAGGCCCTCCTGCGCCGGGCCGTCCAGGAGGTGAACGCCCGCGTCCTCATGGGCCGGGCCCTTTCGGGGGAGGCGGTGCTCCCCCCTTTAAGCCCCGTCCTCCACACCCTCTACAACCCCGAGAACAAGACGGCCTGGTTCATGATCCCCGGGATCATCGGCCTCATCCTCACCCAGTTCACCGTCCTCCTCACCGCCCTTTCCATCGTGCGGGAGGAGGAAAGCCGCATGATGGAGGCCCTCCTGGCCTCCCCCCTGCGCCCCCACGAGGTGGTGCTGGGCAAGGTCCTGCCCTACCTGGGCATCGCCTTCTCCGTGGCCCTTTTGGTCCTCCTCCTGGGGCACTGGGTCTTCGGGGTGCCGGTGCAGGGTAGCCTGGGGGTGCTCCTCATGGGCATGTTCCTCTTCGTCCTGGGCTCCTTGGCGGTGGGGGTCCTCATCTCCACCCTGGCCCGCACCCAGGTGCAGGCGGTGTTCGGCACCTTCGCCTACGCCTTCCCCACCATCTTCCTCTCGGGCTTCGTCTTTCCCATTGAGGGGATGCCGGCCTTCTTCCGCCTCCTCTCCTACCTGGTGCCCGCCCGCTACCTCATAGAGACCTTGAGGGGGGTGCTCCTCAAGGGCCAGGGGCTTGGGGTCCTGTGGCCCCACCTCCTCGCCCTCCTCCTCTTCTCGGGGCTGGTGCTCTTCCTGGCGGCCCATCGCTTCCGCCGCCAGGTGGCGGTGTAG
- a CDS encoding cold-shock protein, producing MKKGTVKWFNAEKGYGFIQQEEGPDVFVHFSAIEAEGFRTLNEGERVEFEVEPGRGGKGPQAKKVRRI from the coding sequence ATGAAGAAGGGTACCGTCAAGTGGTTCAACGCGGAAAAGGGGTATGGGTTCATCCAGCAGGAAGAAGGGCCCGATGTGTTCGTGCACTTCAGCGCCATTGAAGCCGAGGGCTTCCGCACGCTGAATGAAGGTGAACGGGTGGAGTTTGAGGTGGAGCCGGGCCGGGGCGGCAAGGGCCCCCAGGCCAAGAAGGTCCGCCGCATCTAA
- a CDS encoding outer membrane lipoprotein carrier protein LolA, protein MRRTWWLLVLSALAWAQNPEAILEAVTKNLSTPWQAEVQGQIQGPSGEETLRARVYAVPQEGVYRIEFLKPGSLEGNFTVVTEKEVWNYLYLTNQLIIAPKEKAQVQNLGFSPQAFGDLKALSEKVAFTLEGEEALPEGVAWRLRGRAKERLGFKEVVLYVLKSDPRPLRFLFRDEGGKTLADLRVVNFKKTPLRAQDLKRYPKDAQVVRR, encoded by the coding sequence ATGAGAAGAACCTGGTGGCTCCTCGTCCTTTCGGCCCTGGCCTGGGCGCAAAACCCCGAGGCCATCCTGGAGGCGGTGACGAAAAACCTCTCCACCCCCTGGCAGGCGGAGGTCCAAGGCCAGATCCAGGGCCCTTCCGGGGAGGAAACCCTCAGGGCCCGGGTCTACGCGGTGCCCCAGGAAGGGGTCTATCGCATCGAGTTCCTGAAGCCCGGCAGCCTCGAGGGCAACTTCACCGTGGTCACGGAGAAGGAGGTCTGGAACTACCTCTACCTCACCAACCAGCTCATCATCGCCCCCAAGGAGAAGGCCCAGGTCCAGAACCTGGGCTTCAGCCCCCAGGCCTTCGGCGACCTGAAGGCCCTTTCGGAAAAGGTGGCCTTCACCCTGGAGGGGGAGGAGGCCCTCCCCGAGGGGGTGGCCTGGCGGCTTCGGGGCAGGGCCAAGGAACGCCTGGGCTTTAAGGAGGTGGTCCTCTACGTGCTGAAGTCGGACCCCAGGCCCCTCCGCTTCCTCTTCCGGGACGAGGGGGGGAAGACCCTGGCCGACCTCAGGGTGGTGAACTTCAAGAAGACCCCCTTAAGGGCCCAGGACCTGAAGCGCTACCCCAAGGACGCCCAGGTGGTGCGGCGCTAA
- a CDS encoding FKBP-type peptidyl-prolyl cis-trans isomerase translates to MKVEQDKVVTIRYTLQVEGEVLDQGELAYLHGHGNLIRGLEEALEGQEEGAKLSVQVPAEKAYGPHDPEGVQVVPLSAFPKDAEVVPGAQFYAQDMEGNPMPLTVVEVQGEEVTIDFNHPLAGKDLDFQVEVVKVREATPEELLHGHVHEGGHHH, encoded by the coding sequence ATGAAGGTTGAACAGGACAAGGTCGTCACCATCCGCTACACCCTCCAGGTGGAGGGTGAGGTTTTGGACCAGGGGGAGCTCGCCTACCTCCACGGCCACGGCAACCTGATCCGGGGCCTCGAGGAGGCCTTGGAAGGCCAGGAGGAGGGGGCGAAGCTCTCGGTCCAGGTGCCCGCGGAGAAGGCCTACGGCCCGCACGACCCCGAGGGGGTCCAGGTGGTCCCCCTTTCCGCCTTCCCCAAGGACGCGGAGGTGGTCCCCGGGGCCCAGTTCTACGCCCAGGACATGGAGGGCAACCCCATGCCCCTCACCGTGGTGGAGGTCCAGGGGGAGGAGGTCACCATTGACTTCAACCACCCCCTGGCGGGCAAGGACCTGGACTTCCAGGTGGAGGTGGTGAAGGTCCGGGAGGCCACCCCCGAGGAGCTCCTCCACGGGCACGTGCACGAGGGCGGGCACCACCACTAG
- the cysK gene encoding cysteine synthase A, translated as MRVEEVIGKTPVVRLSRVVEPGMAEVWVKLEGLNPGGSIKDRPAWYMIKDAEERGLLRPGSGQVIVEPTSGNTGIGLAMIAASRGYRLILTMPAQMSEERKRTLRAFGAELVLTDPERRMLAAREEALRIKEELGAFMPDQFANPANVRAHYETTGPELYEALGGRIDAFVYGSGTGGTISGVGRYLKERIPGVKVYAVEPARSNVLSGGKMGQHQFQGMGPGFIPENLDLSLLDGVIQVWEEDAFPLARRLAREEGLFLGMSSGGIIWAALQVARALGPGKRVACISPDGGWKYLTTPLYAEG; from the coding sequence ATGCGGGTGGAGGAGGTCATCGGCAAGACCCCTGTGGTGCGCCTTTCCCGGGTGGTGGAGCCCGGGATGGCCGAGGTGTGGGTGAAGTTGGAGGGCCTAAACCCCGGGGGCTCCATCAAGGACCGGCCCGCCTGGTACATGATCAAGGACGCGGAGGAACGGGGCCTCCTAAGGCCCGGCTCGGGCCAGGTCATCGTGGAGCCCACCAGCGGCAACACCGGCATCGGCCTGGCCATGATCGCCGCCAGCCGCGGCTACCGCCTCATCCTCACCATGCCCGCCCAGATGTCGGAGGAGAGGAAGCGCACCTTAAGGGCCTTCGGGGCGGAGCTCGTCCTCACCGACCCCGAGAGGCGGATGCTGGCCGCCCGGGAGGAGGCCCTAAGGATCAAGGAGGAGCTTGGGGCCTTCATGCCCGACCAGTTCGCCAATCCGGCCAACGTCCGCGCCCACTACGAGACCACGGGGCCGGAGCTCTACGAGGCCCTAGGGGGGCGGATCGACGCCTTCGTCTACGGCTCGGGCACGGGGGGGACCATCAGCGGCGTGGGGCGCTACCTGAAAGAGCGCATCCCCGGGGTGAAGGTCTACGCGGTGGAGCCCGCCCGCTCCAACGTGCTCTCCGGGGGGAAGATGGGCCAGCACCAGTTCCAGGGCATGGGGCCGGGCTTCATCCCCGAGAACCTGGACCTAAGCCTCCTGGACGGGGTCATCCAGGTGTGGGAGGAGGACGCCTTCCCCCTGGCCCGCAGGCTGGCCCGGGAGGAGGGGCTTTTCCTGGGGATGAGCTCAGGGGGGATCATCTGGGCCGCGCTCCAGGTGGCGAGGGCCCTTGGCCCCGGGAAGCGGGTGGCCTGCATCAGCCCGGACGGGGGGTGGAAGTACCTCACCACCCCCCTCTACGCGGAAGGGTAG